A section of the Sphingomonas ginsenosidivorax genome encodes:
- the pdxA gene encoding 4-hydroxythreonine-4-phosphate dehydrogenase PdxA, with amino-acid sequence MRSSNIANRRPGTAAPIAVSMGDPAGIGPEIIAKAWAARETHALPPFVAVGDARAIARVWSGPIARIGDLAETHAAFADALPVMTVEDAGEIVPGVPDVEGARCALHSLELAVGLVRTGAARALVTGPVSKAQLYAIGFSHPGQTEFVAERYGIAGENAVMMLAGPTLRVVPITTHVPLAQVSSLLSVELIVAKGRATARGLTKNFGIEAPRIVFAGLNPHAGEQGAIGREEIDILEPAIAILQAEGIDAAGPFAADTLFHPRARATYDACLCCYHDQALVPIKTLHFDEGVNITLGLPIVRTSPDHGTAFGIAGKDMAEPGAMIAAIVMAGAAADRRATIRS; translated from the coding sequence ATGCGGTCGTCGAATATCGCTAATCGTCGCCCCGGCACCGCGGCGCCGATCGCGGTCTCGATGGGTGATCCCGCCGGGATCGGGCCGGAGATCATCGCCAAGGCCTGGGCCGCACGTGAAACGCATGCGCTGCCGCCCTTCGTGGCGGTCGGCGACGCGCGGGCGATCGCGCGCGTGTGGTCGGGGCCGATCGCGCGGATCGGCGACCTGGCCGAGACGCATGCGGCGTTCGCCGACGCACTGCCGGTGATGACGGTCGAGGACGCCGGCGAGATCGTGCCCGGCGTCCCGGATGTCGAGGGCGCCCGCTGTGCCCTGCATTCGCTGGAGCTTGCGGTTGGCCTCGTTCGCACCGGCGCGGCGCGGGCGCTGGTCACGGGTCCGGTGTCGAAGGCGCAGCTCTACGCGATCGGCTTCAGCCATCCCGGGCAGACCGAGTTCGTCGCCGAACGCTACGGGATCGCGGGCGAGAACGCGGTGATGATGCTCGCAGGGCCGACCCTGCGCGTCGTGCCGATCACCACGCACGTGCCGCTGGCGCAGGTCTCGTCGCTGTTGTCGGTCGAGCTGATCGTCGCGAAGGGCCGCGCGACCGCACGGGGCCTGACCAAGAATTTTGGGATCGAAGCCCCGCGGATCGTGTTCGCAGGCCTCAATCCGCATGCCGGCGAGCAGGGCGCGATCGGCCGCGAGGAGATCGATATCCTCGAACCCGCCATCGCGATCCTGCAGGCCGAGGGGATCGACGCGGCAGGGCCGTTCGCCGCCGACACGCTGTTCCATCCGCGAGCGCGCGCGACCTATGATGCGTGCCTGTGCTGCTATCACGACCAGGCCCTGGTGCCGATCAAGACCCTGCATTTCGACGAGGGCGTCAACATTACGCTGGGCCTGCCGATCGTGCGGACCTCGCCCGACCACGGCACCGCGTTCGGGATCGCGGGCAAGGACATGGCCGAGCCCGGCGCGATGATCGCGGCGATCGTGATGGCGGGTGCGGCGGCGGACCGGCGCGCGACGATCCGGTCGTGA
- a CDS encoding GNAT family N-acetyltransferase — protein MRWRVRRAGPDDASALALVASATFLETYATELAGADIVAHCLNNTSVELFTRWTTDRSTIVTIAEHAPGHAPIGYAVLTAPDFPIDTRLTDVELRRIYILAQMQGTGLGKALMTRAFEDAAAAGHGRVLLGVYEHNYRAHAFYERLGFTRIGERRFTVGTATYTDPVYARDV, from the coding sequence ATGCGCTGGCGGGTGCGCCGCGCTGGCCCGGACGACGCGTCCGCACTGGCGCTGGTCGCATCCGCCACCTTCCTCGAAACCTATGCGACCGAACTGGCCGGTGCCGACATCGTCGCGCACTGCCTCAATAACACGAGCGTGGAGCTGTTCACACGCTGGACGACCGATCGGTCGACGATCGTGACGATCGCGGAGCACGCGCCCGGCCATGCGCCGATCGGCTACGCTGTGTTGACCGCCCCCGATTTTCCCATCGACACCCGCCTGACCGACGTCGAGCTGCGGCGGATCTATATCCTCGCGCAGATGCAGGGCACCGGACTGGGCAAGGCGCTGATGACGCGCGCGTTCGAGGATGCGGCAGCGGCTGGGCACGGACGGGTGCTGCTCGGCGTCTACGAGCATAACTACCGCGCGCACGCGTTCTACGAACGCCTGGGGTTCACGCGGATCGGCGAGCGCCGGTTCACGGTGGGGACAGCGACGTACACGGATCCGGTCTACGCGCGGGACGTCTGA
- a CDS encoding MmcQ/YjbR family DNA-binding protein yields the protein MTLSPLAQSPLDHVREVALLLPEAEERESHGQPSFFVAGTQFAQFREDHHGDAMTVVCVKTGDADEQAMMIEANPAVYSRPSYLGASGWVAIDLAGDVDWALVEDRIARSWELAAPRRLLEAGGR from the coding sequence ATGACCCTATCCCCGCTCGCCCAGTCCCCACTGGACCACGTCCGCGAGGTCGCTCTCCTGCTCCCCGAAGCGGAGGAAAGGGAATCGCACGGCCAGCCGAGCTTCTTCGTGGCGGGTACGCAGTTCGCGCAGTTCCGCGAGGATCATCACGGCGACGCGATGACTGTCGTGTGCGTCAAGACCGGGGATGCCGACGAGCAGGCGATGATGATCGAGGCGAACCCGGCGGTCTATTCGCGCCCCTCCTATCTGGGTGCCTCGGGCTGGGTCGCGATCGACCTCGCCGGCGACGTCGACTGGGCGCTGGTCGAGGACCGGATCGCGCGAAGCTGGGAACTGGCGGCGCCGCGGCGGCTGCTCGAGGCCGGCGGGCGATGA
- a CDS encoding LPS assembly protein LptD, which produces MAGCALSLALLAAAPAAAQDLQNRAVAPPVQDAPVPNAPPPAIGDDQVQFSASGLEYDTNADVVTATGEVRMFRQGDRLRADKVVWNRKTGKVVATGNIAVTNPEGDIAYGDEINLTDSLKDGVIDNMLVVLEQGGRLAAKQGTRDLNGTVELRTAAYTPCAVSNSAGCPKEPTWKITAIRVTYRPERQRIYYSGARLHLFGLPSLPLPKFSNPVGGGSDNGLLSPNFNYSRANGLEFALPYYFKLAPNKGLTITPHVYSSVLPMLQAEYSALSTRGAFKIGAYATESRRSDDLSTATLTDTERAFRGYIDGIARYQLSPNWTASGSLRLTTDRTFLRRYDISRDDRLRSTASLERIDDSSYFALTGWVVQTLRVNDQQGMQPIALPELDYRKRFADPLLGGTLQLQLNTLALTRTDGQDTQRAFASAQWDLRKLTRWGQEVTFTALARADAYNTNDTAATLVESYRGLEGFHGRAIGALAVDVKWPFIGSFLSGTQRFTPRVQLVASPKLANQSLPNEDSRAVDLDTSNLFALNRFAGYDRFEDSSRATYGAEWAVDLPGITLDATVGQSYRLDARPSLFADGTGLSDRFSDIVGRTELRFRDFVSLTHRYRLDKDSFAVRRNELDATIGSRASYVLVGYLRLNRDIFPAIEDLQDREELRVGGRVQFARFWSAFGSAVVDLTNKAEDPASLSSGFDPIRHRLGVQYEDDCIRLGATWRRYYNDTGDARKGNSFLLSLALTNLGR; this is translated from the coding sequence ATGGCGGGCTGTGCCCTATCGCTCGCACTGCTGGCGGCGGCACCCGCCGCCGCGCAGGACCTGCAGAACCGTGCCGTCGCGCCGCCCGTACAGGACGCGCCGGTGCCGAACGCGCCGCCGCCCGCGATCGGCGACGACCAGGTCCAGTTCAGCGCCTCCGGCCTCGAATACGACACCAACGCCGACGTCGTCACCGCGACCGGCGAAGTCCGCATGTTCCGCCAGGGCGACCGGCTGCGCGCGGACAAGGTCGTGTGGAACCGCAAGACCGGCAAGGTCGTCGCCACCGGCAACATCGCGGTCACCAATCCCGAGGGCGACATCGCCTATGGCGACGAGATCAACCTGACCGATTCGCTGAAGGACGGCGTGATCGACAACATGCTCGTCGTGCTCGAACAGGGCGGGCGGCTGGCGGCGAAGCAGGGCACGCGCGACCTCAACGGCACGGTCGAGCTGCGGACCGCCGCCTATACGCCGTGCGCGGTCTCCAATTCGGCGGGCTGTCCCAAGGAGCCGACCTGGAAGATCACCGCGATCCGGGTGACCTACCGGCCCGAGCGCCAGCGCATCTATTATTCGGGCGCGCGGCTGCACCTGTTCGGGCTGCCGAGCCTGCCGCTGCCCAAATTCTCGAACCCCGTCGGCGGCGGCAGCGACAACGGGCTGTTGTCGCCCAACTTCAACTACAGCCGCGCGAACGGCCTCGAATTCGCGCTGCCCTATTATTTCAAGCTCGCCCCGAACAAGGGGCTGACCATCACGCCGCACGTCTACAGCAGCGTCCTGCCGATGTTGCAGGCGGAATATTCGGCGCTCAGCACGCGCGGAGCATTCAAGATCGGCGCCTATGCGACCGAAAGCCGCCGCAGCGACGACCTGTCGACCGCGACCCTGACCGATACCGAACGCGCGTTCCGCGGCTATATCGACGGCATCGCCCGCTATCAGCTGTCGCCGAACTGGACCGCGAGCGGATCGCTCAGGCTCACCACCGACCGCACCTTCCTGCGCCGCTACGACATCTCGCGCGACGACCGGCTGCGGAGCACCGCCAGCCTCGAGCGGATCGACGACAGCAGCTATTTCGCGCTGACCGGCTGGGTCGTGCAGACGCTGCGCGTCAACGACCAGCAGGGGATGCAGCCGATCGCGCTGCCCGAGCTCGATTACCGCAAGCGCTTCGCCGATCCGCTGCTCGGCGGTACGCTGCAGCTTCAACTCAACACGCTGGCGCTGACGCGGACCGACGGGCAGGATACACAGCGCGCGTTCGCGTCGGCGCAGTGGGACCTGCGCAAGCTGACCCGATGGGGCCAGGAGGTCACCTTCACCGCGCTCGCCCGCGCCGACGCGTACAACACCAACGATACGGCCGCGACGTTGGTCGAAAGCTATCGCGGGCTCGAGGGGTTTCACGGCCGTGCAATCGGCGCGCTGGCGGTCGACGTGAAATGGCCGTTCATCGGCAGCTTCCTCAGCGGCACGCAGCGCTTCACCCCGCGCGTCCAGCTCGTCGCCTCGCCGAAGCTCGCCAACCAGTCGCTGCCGAACGAGGATTCGCGCGCGGTCGACCTCGACACCAGCAACCTGTTCGCGCTCAACCGCTTCGCCGGCTACGACCGGTTCGAGGATTCGTCGCGCGCGACCTATGGCGCGGAATGGGCGGTCGACCTGCCCGGCATCACGCTGGATGCCACCGTCGGCCAGAGCTACCGCCTCGACGCGCGGCCGTCGCTGTTCGCGGATGGCACCGGGCTCAGCGACCGCTTCTCCGACATCGTCGGGCGCACGGAACTGCGGTTCCGCGACTTCGTGTCGCTGACGCACCGCTACCGGCTCGACAAGGACAGTTTCGCGGTGCGCCGCAACGAACTCGACGCGACGATCGGGTCGCGCGCGAGCTATGTCCTGGTCGGCTATCTCCGCCTCAATCGCGACATCTTCCCCGCGATCGAGGATCTGCAGGACCGCGAGGAGCTGCGCGTCGGCGGCCGGGTCCAGTTCGCGCGGTTCTGGTCCGCGTTCGGATCGGCGGTGGTCGACCTGACCAACAAGGCCGAGGATCCGGCGTCGCTTTCCAGCGGGTTCGATCCGATCCGGCACCGCCTCGGCGTCCAGTATGAGGACGACTGCATCCGGCTCGGCGCGACGTGGCGGCGGTATTACAACGACACCGGCGACGCGCGGAAGGGTAACAGCTTCCTGTTGTCGCTGGCCTTGACCAATCTCGGCCGCTAA
- a CDS encoding DNA polymerase III subunit chi gives MQVDFYHLTATPLDRALPQIAEKVVATGGRLLIVSASDDQRTALDRLLWTYTPESFLPHARAGGDADADQPILIAPDIAPANGARHVAIVDGQWRDEALGFDRAFHFFDDEAIREARLAWKALADRDGIERRYWKQDDSGKWEKAA, from the coding sequence ATGCAGGTCGACTTCTACCACCTCACCGCAACCCCGCTCGACCGCGCCCTCCCGCAGATCGCGGAAAAGGTGGTCGCCACCGGCGGCCGCCTGCTCATCGTCAGCGCGTCCGACGACCAGCGTACCGCGCTCGACCGCCTGCTCTGGACCTACACGCCGGAGAGCTTCCTCCCTCACGCCCGCGCGGGCGGCGATGCCGATGCGGACCAGCCGATTCTGATCGCCCCCGACATCGCCCCCGCCAACGGCGCGCGGCATGTCGCGATCGTCGACGGCCAATGGCGCGACGAGGCGCTCGGCTTCGACCGCGCCTTCCACTTCTTCGACGACGAGGCGATCCGCGAGGCGCGCCTCGCCTGGAAGGCGCTCGCCGACCGCGACGGCATCGAGCGCCGCTACTGGAAACAGGACGACAGCGGGAAATGGGAAAAAGCCGCCTGA
- the rsmA gene encoding 16S rRNA (adenine(1518)-N(6)/adenine(1519)-N(6))-dimethyltransferase RsmA: MTSLPPLREVIARYGLNASKALGQNFLFDGQLLARIAAVPGNLRGEEVLEVGPGPGGLTRALLAAGARVTAIERDRRCIPALAELSEAYPGQLTVIEGDALAVDAPSLFTGRPHIVSNLPYNVGTALLVGWLSGAWEPWWQSCTLMFQKEVAERIVARTNDDHYGRLAVLAQWRSAARIAMPVHRSAFTPPPKVMSAVVHITPLPAPDGVDFSVLERLTGAAFGQRRKMLRQSVKGVAGALEGLEAIGVDTTRRAETLSVEDFVNLARVVGAPKPPSP, translated from the coding sequence GTGACCAGCCTGCCCCCGCTGCGCGAGGTGATCGCGCGCTATGGATTGAACGCGAGCAAGGCACTGGGACAGAATTTCCTGTTCGACGGCCAGCTGCTCGCGCGCATCGCCGCGGTACCTGGCAACCTCCGTGGCGAGGAAGTCCTCGAGGTCGGGCCCGGCCCCGGCGGCCTGACCCGCGCGCTGCTCGCCGCGGGGGCGCGCGTGACCGCGATCGAGCGCGACCGGCGCTGCATCCCCGCGCTCGCCGAGCTGAGCGAGGCCTATCCCGGGCAGCTGACCGTGATCGAGGGCGATGCGCTCGCGGTCGACGCGCCGTCGCTGTTCACGGGACGTCCGCACATCGTGTCGAACCTCCCCTACAATGTCGGCACCGCGCTGCTGGTCGGCTGGCTGTCGGGCGCTTGGGAGCCGTGGTGGCAGTCGTGCACGCTGATGTTCCAGAAGGAAGTCGCCGAGCGGATCGTCGCCAGGACCAACGACGATCATTACGGCCGGCTGGCGGTGCTGGCGCAGTGGCGCAGTGCGGCGCGGATCGCGATGCCGGTTCACCGCTCGGCCTTCACGCCGCCGCCCAAGGTGATGTCGGCGGTGGTCCACATCACCCCCCTGCCCGCACCCGACGGCGTCGATTTCTCCGTGCTGGAGCGGCTGACGGGGGCGGCGTTCGGGCAGCGGCGGAAGATGCTGCGACAGAGCGTCAAGGGCGTGGCGGGGGCGCTCGAGGGGCTCGAGGCGATCGGGGTGGATACGACTCGGCGCGCGGAGACGCTGTCGGTCGAGGATTTCGTGAACCTGGCGCGGGTCGTGGGCGCCCCCAAACCCCCGTCACCCTGA
- a CDS encoding tetratricopeptide repeat protein, with translation MRFSSVGIAAALTLVCVSTSLSGQRPDSQIDARSLQLLAQGRTLVAAGNLDGATDVLETAAAVDPRNRGAFVLMAQIASTRGLPGKAIRLYREALLLEPNDLRALRGQGEALVAKGAVIKARENLAKIKTLCKTQCADATQLSAVIAKGPPITTAQVVKPAATPE, from the coding sequence ATGCGCTTTTCGTCCGTCGGTATCGCTGCCGCCCTGACCCTGGTGTGCGTATCGACGTCGCTCAGCGGCCAGCGCCCCGACAGCCAGATCGACGCGCGCTCGCTGCAGTTGCTGGCGCAGGGCCGGACGCTCGTCGCGGCCGGCAACCTCGACGGCGCCACCGACGTGCTCGAGACCGCGGCGGCGGTCGATCCGCGCAACCGCGGTGCGTTCGTGTTGATGGCGCAGATCGCCAGCACGCGCGGCCTGCCCGGCAAGGCGATCCGGTTGTACCGCGAGGCATTGCTGCTTGAACCCAACGACCTCCGCGCGCTGCGCGGGCAGGGCGAGGCGCTGGTCGCCAAGGGCGCGGTGATCAAGGCGCGCGAGAATCTCGCCAAGATCAAGACGCTCTGCAAGACGCAGTGCGCGGACGCGACCCAGCTTTCCGCGGTGATCGCCAAGGGCCCGCCGATCACGACCGCGCAGGTGGTGAAGCCGGCCGCAACGCCGGAATGA
- a CDS encoding RsmB/NOP family class I SAM-dependent RNA methyltransferase has product MTPPARTQAAIELLDQILAAAREGGAAADTLIARYFATRRYAGSKDRRAVRELVYSAIRAAGDRPETGRSAMLLVADADPEVAATFDGSTHAPAAIAKDEPRARPGVAPQWLSKALRASGLDGAALTALAGRATLDLRVNTVATTREAVLAALPDAEPTPHAPDGIRLPTGTNVESLPLFNEGAIEVQDEGSQIVGLAMQAKFGERIVDLCAGAGGKTLALAATMQNKGTILACDTDRMRLSRLAPRATRAGATIVETTLLNPTREREALADWQERADGVLVDAPCSGTGTWRRNPEARWRLTPERVSRLQSTQQHVLGVAASLVRPGGALVYIVCSLLDAEGTDQVSWFLGAHPGWKVEALDLPAGAKHGQGIRLEPGRDGTDGFFVARLIAP; this is encoded by the coding sequence ATGACGCCCCCCGCCAGAACCCAAGCCGCGATCGAACTCCTCGACCAGATCCTCGCCGCCGCCCGCGAAGGCGGCGCCGCCGCCGATACGCTGATCGCGCGCTATTTCGCCACTCGCCGCTATGCCGGCTCCAAGGATCGCCGCGCGGTCCGCGAGCTGGTCTACTCAGCGATCCGCGCCGCAGGCGACCGCCCCGAGACCGGCCGTTCGGCGATGCTCCTCGTCGCCGATGCCGATCCCGAGGTTGCCGCGACGTTCGACGGCTCCACCCACGCCCCCGCCGCGATCGCCAAGGACGAGCCGCGCGCGCGCCCAGGTGTCGCACCGCAATGGCTGAGCAAGGCCTTGCGCGCCTCCGGCCTGGACGGCGCCGCGCTGACCGCGCTCGCCGGCCGTGCGACGCTCGACCTGCGGGTGAACACCGTCGCGACGACGCGCGAGGCCGTGCTCGCGGCATTGCCGGACGCCGAACCCACGCCGCACGCCCCCGACGGGATCCGCCTGCCGACCGGCACCAACGTCGAATCACTGCCGCTCTTCAACGAAGGCGCCATCGAGGTTCAGGACGAGGGCAGCCAGATCGTCGGCCTCGCGATGCAGGCCAAGTTCGGCGAGCGTATCGTCGACCTGTGCGCCGGCGCCGGCGGCAAGACGCTCGCACTCGCCGCGACGATGCAGAACAAGGGCACGATCCTCGCTTGCGACACCGATCGCATGCGTCTGTCGCGCCTCGCGCCCCGCGCGACCCGCGCCGGCGCCACGATCGTCGAGACGACGCTGCTCAACCCGACGCGCGAACGTGAGGCGCTCGCCGACTGGCAGGAACGCGCCGACGGCGTCCTGGTCGATGCGCCCTGTTCGGGCACCGGCACCTGGCGGCGCAACCCCGAGGCACGCTGGCGGCTGACCCCGGAACGCGTCTCCCGCCTGCAGTCGACGCAGCAGCATGTGCTCGGCGTCGCGGCGTCGCTGGTTCGTCCGGGCGGCGCGCTCGTCTACATCGTCTGCTCGCTGCTCGATGCAGAGGGGACCGACCAGGTCAGCTGGTTCCTCGGCGCGCACCCCGGCTGGAAGGTCGAAGCGCTCGACCTGCCCGCGGGCGCGAAGCATGGCCAGGGCATCCGCCTCGAACCCGGCCGCGACGGCACCGACGGATTTTTTGTCGCGCGGCTGATTGCCCCGTGA
- the ndk gene encoding nucleoside-diphosphate kinase, with protein MAANRTFSIIKPDATRRNITGAVTKMLEEAGLRVVASKRIQMTRDQAEGFYAVHKERPFFGELVSFMISGPVVVQVLEGENAMQRNRDIMGATNPANAEPGTIRKELAESIEANTVHGSDSDENAAIEIAYFFKPEEIVG; from the coding sequence ATGGCCGCGAACCGTACCTTTTCGATCATCAAACCCGACGCCACGCGTCGCAACATCACCGGCGCCGTCACCAAGATGCTCGAGGAGGCTGGCCTCCGCGTCGTCGCATCGAAGCGCATCCAGATGACACGCGATCAGGCCGAGGGCTTCTATGCGGTCCACAAGGAGCGTCCGTTCTTCGGCGAGCTCGTCTCGTTCATGATCTCGGGCCCGGTCGTCGTCCAGGTTCTCGAAGGCGAGAACGCGATGCAGCGCAACCGCGACATCATGGGCGCCACCAACCCGGCGAACGCCGAGCCCGGCACGATCCGCAAGGAGCTCGCCGAATCGATCGAGGCGAACACCGTGCACGGGTCGGATTCGGACGAGAACGCCGCAATCGAGATCGCCTATTTCTTCAAGCCCGAAGAAATCGTCGGCTGA
- a CDS encoding peptidylprolyl isomerase, whose protein sequence is MKHDVGLKTRVKTRAGKLVGAAVLAALATTAIAQTVPDQSVPDNTGLDIPANLQIFGKLDPNVRKPTAIVNDSVITGTDVDQRVALVAVANNAKLSPEDRDRVKLQVLRQLIDETLQIQEAKTAEVVITPAEITQSFDAVSKKFNRTPTAMRAFLREEGSSERSLKRQIEGELAWQRYLRKRVEPFVNVGDEEVKGILDRLQAAKGTDEFNLHEIFLRSDAANGQQVFSNARALLGEIQKGQQPFEGFARQYSDASTKGVGGDLGWVRASTLPPELAQAVNSMQVGQVAGPIEVAGGYSIIYLTDKRQVLTADPRDARLSLKQLTLRFPPNTNAAQATARATAFGEATKALRGCGTVEKVAASIGADVVDNDTVRVRDLPPQLQEIMLRLQVGESTPPFGSAEQGVRALVLCGRDDAAAGSLPSSDQIQGQLEQQRVNLRAQQKLRDLRRDAVVEYR, encoded by the coding sequence TTGAAGCATGACGTTGGATTGAAGACGCGGGTCAAGACGCGGGCTGGCAAGCTGGTCGGCGCGGCCGTGCTGGCGGCGCTGGCCACGACCGCGATCGCGCAGACGGTTCCGGACCAGAGCGTGCCCGACAATACCGGGCTCGACATCCCCGCGAACCTGCAGATCTTCGGCAAGCTCGACCCCAACGTCCGCAAGCCGACCGCGATCGTCAACGACAGCGTCATCACCGGCACCGACGTCGACCAGCGCGTGGCGCTGGTGGCGGTGGCGAACAACGCCAAGCTTAGCCCCGAGGACCGCGACCGCGTCAAGCTGCAGGTGCTGCGCCAGCTGATCGACGAGACGCTGCAGATCCAGGAGGCGAAGACCGCCGAGGTCGTGATCACGCCCGCCGAGATCACGCAGAGCTTCGACGCGGTGTCGAAGAAGTTCAATCGTACCCCCACCGCGATGCGCGCCTTCCTGCGTGAGGAGGGCTCCTCGGAGCGCTCGCTCAAGCGCCAGATCGAGGGCGAGCTCGCCTGGCAGCGCTATCTGCGCAAGCGCGTCGAGCCGTTCGTCAACGTCGGCGACGAGGAGGTCAAGGGCATCCTCGATCGCCTGCAGGCGGCCAAGGGCACCGACGAGTTCAACCTACACGAGATCTTCCTGCGCAGCGATGCGGCAAACGGCCAGCAGGTGTTTTCCAACGCCCGTGCGCTGCTCGGCGAGATCCAGAAGGGCCAGCAGCCGTTCGAAGGGTTCGCGCGGCAATATTCGGACGCCTCGACCAAGGGTGTCGGTGGCGATCTCGGCTGGGTCCGTGCCTCCACGCTGCCGCCCGAACTCGCGCAGGCGGTGAACAGCATGCAGGTCGGCCAGGTCGCGGGCCCCATCGAGGTCGCGGGCGGCTATTCGATCATCTACCTGACCGACAAGCGTCAGGTGCTCACCGCCGATCCGCGTGACGCCCGCCTCAGCCTCAAGCAGCTGACGCTGCGCTTCCCGCCCAACACCAACGCGGCGCAGGCGACCGCCCGCGCGACCGCGTTCGGCGAGGCGACCAAGGCGCTGCGCGGTTGCGGTACGGTCGAGAAGGTCGCGGCGAGCATCGGCGCCGACGTGGTCGACAACGACACCGTGCGCGTCCGCGACCTGCCGCCGCAGCTGCAGGAAATCATGCTGCGGCTGCAGGTCGGCGAATCGACTCCGCCGTTCGGCTCGGCCGAACAGGGGGTGCGCGCGCTGGTGCTCTGCGGTCGCGACGATGCCGCCGCGGGGTCGCTGCCGAGCTCGGACCAGATCCAGGGCCAGCTCGAGCAGCAGCGCGTCAATTTGCGCGCCCAGCAGAAGCTGCGCGATCTGCGGCGCGATGCGGTCGTCGAATATCGCTAA
- a CDS encoding leucyl aminopeptidase gives MQIDFVSTAAADAAIVAIPVEKDGLARTVWGALDGATLATAAAKAARYTGEAGSIVELFVAQGDAVRQVLLVGVGAGGEADWEKAGGALVARLLTSGATAVTVDLAATPGKPTAKALARFAGAAAQRAWRYDTYRTKLAETAKPTLATVTIAGAPEGTDAAWATQDAVTRGMDLTRWLVATPPNILYPESFVEKVAAEVEGLGLEIVVVDEAQMTELGMGALLGVSQGSRREARILALKWNGAGEGDPLLALVGKGVTFDTGGISIKPAAGMEDMKWDMGGAGAVAGTMKALAARNAKVNVIGVMGLVENMPDGNAQRPGDVVTSMSGQTIEVINTDAEGRLVLCDCVTWVQRTYKPATIVDLATLTGAMIVALGHEHGGIFANDDALADQLLAAGRATGDLLWRFPLSPAYDKIIDSPIADVKNVGPRGAGSITAAQFIQRFVDSGVKWAHLDIAGMVWADKAGPNHDKGATGYGVRLLDRFVADNFEG, from the coding sequence ATGCAGATCGATTTCGTCTCCACCGCCGCCGCCGATGCGGCGATCGTCGCCATCCCGGTGGAGAAGGACGGTCTCGCGCGGACGGTCTGGGGCGCGCTTGACGGTGCGACGCTCGCGACCGCAGCGGCGAAGGCCGCGCGCTACACCGGCGAGGCCGGGTCGATCGTCGAGCTGTTCGTCGCGCAGGGCGACGCGGTGCGCCAGGTGCTGCTGGTCGGCGTCGGTGCCGGTGGCGAGGCGGACTGGGAGAAGGCCGGCGGCGCGCTCGTCGCCAGGCTGCTGACCTCGGGCGCGACCGCGGTGACGGTCGACCTCGCCGCCACGCCGGGCAAGCCGACCGCCAAGGCGCTCGCCCGCTTCGCCGGCGCCGCCGCGCAGCGCGCCTGGCGCTACGACACCTATCGCACCAAGCTCGCCGAGACCGCGAAGCCGACGCTCGCCACCGTGACGATCGCGGGCGCGCCCGAGGGCACCGACGCCGCCTGGGCAACGCAGGATGCGGTCACGCGCGGCATGGACCTGACTCGCTGGCTGGTTGCGACGCCGCCGAACATCCTCTACCCCGAGAGCTTCGTCGAGAAGGTCGCCGCCGAGGTCGAGGGACTCGGTCTCGAGATCGTCGTCGTCGACGAGGCGCAGATGACCGAGCTCGGCATGGGCGCGCTGCTCGGCGTCAGCCAGGGCTCGCGTCGCGAGGCCCGCATCCTCGCGCTCAAGTGGAACGGCGCAGGGGAGGGCGATCCGCTGCTCGCGCTGGTGGGCAAGGGCGTGACCTTCGACACCGGCGGCATCTCGATCAAGCCCGCCGCGGGCATGGAAGACATGAAGTGGGACATGGGCGGCGCGGGTGCGGTCGCCGGCACGATGAAGGCGCTCGCCGCGCGGAATGCCAAGGTCAACGTCATCGGCGTCATGGGCCTGGTCGAGAACATGCCCGACGGCAACGCCCAGCGTCCCGGCGACGTCGTGACATCGATGTCCGGCCAGACCATCGAGGTGATCAACACCGACGCCGAGGGGCGGCTGGTGCTGTGCGACTGCGTGACCTGGGTGCAGCGGACCTACAAGCCCGCGACGATCGTCGATCTCGCCACGTTGACCGGCGCGATGATCGTCGCGTTGGGGCATGAGCATGGCGGCATCTTCGCCAACGACGACGCGCTCGCCGACCAGCTGCTCGCCGCCGGCCGCGCGACCGGCGACCTGCTGTGGCGCTTCCCGCTGTCGCCGGCCTATGACAAGATCATCGACAGCCCGATCGCCGACGTGAAGAACGTCGGCCCGCGCGGCGCCGGCTCGATCACCGCGGCGCAGTTCATCCAGCGCTTCGTCGATAGCGGCGTGAAATGGGCGCATCTCGACATCGCCGGGATGGTCTGGGCCGACAAGGCCGGGCCGAACCACGACAAGGGCGCGACCGGCTACGGCGTGCGGTTGCTCGACCGGTTCGTCGCGGACAATTTCGAGGGGTAA